AATAATATCAGATGCATTTATTGCTTTGGCCGAAGGAGAAAAAATTTTATTTCCGGGAGCTCAAAATCGTCAGCCCGATATTCAGGAAATAATTTCAAAATATTGCAGAACTACTGCGTTATCTGTATATAATAATAATGCTTTCTCCACCCAAAAAATTGAAGCGGATATTTTAGTATTTACCAGCAGTTTAAATGTGGAGGGTTATTTGATGCAAAATTTCATCAATTCAAATCACACCGTTATTGCAATTGGTTCCAATACAAAGAAGTATCTATTGGAACGCGGATTCGCGAATGTAATCACACCTCCGCAAAAATCGCTGTTGAGTATAGCTGAATTGATCTGCGGATTACAAGAAACAGAATAACCTTTTAAATTTATTCCACAATTATTTTTCCGGAGGTAACACGGTCATCCTTTGTGAGTATATATAAATATATTCCTCTTCCCCAATCAGCGCTATTTATTGTTATGGAATTTTTTCCGTTGATATTTTCGGTGAATAATAATCTTCCATTGAGGTCATAAATTTCTATATCATCAAATTTATCATTCAAACTAAAAATGATAACATCCATGGAAGGTTGCGGATAAATTACCGGTGCCGCATCATTATTTCTGATGTCGTGCAAACCAGTAAAATCACAGCCACCCAATGCATCAAATATTGTTTGTAAAGAATCTATCGGATCAACACTATCGCCTTCCACATCTGTAACTTTAAGATCGAGCCAGAGACTATTTGCAGCATCAGTTGGTTTAGCCACACGAATAAAGGAAGATAAAGCAGAAATTCCGGCATCCAAACAACGTGTATCAGCACCAGGAACTTTTGCTCCCTGAAGAGCAGCCATTAATTTACAAGCTAAATTTCCATCGGTATTGATGAAATTTGTTTCCATGCCATCCAAAATTTCAGGTCCCAATAAAATATTTCCCTGAATTGCGTAGGTAGTTCCCGTAAGATGTCCTTTCCATTCGCTGCAACTTTCGCCTGTAAAAGCAGCACTTCTGCCTCCATCCCCAAGATCAACCACGCCATATTGACGTATTGTAGAATTGTTAAAAAAATCGTTTAATACTAAGGAATCAATAATTGCCAAAGGTGCAACTCCTGAGTCCATAAGGTGTTCAGCATAATTTTGATTACCCGGAACATAATAAGCCTGAGTATGAATAACTCCCACTCCCGGATGAACATCACTGATAATATGTGAATTTTCTATACAAGACGCACCTGCACTGCCAACCTCACCGGTAACAGGGTCAACTGCACATATAGAAAATGTATGTTGCGCAAATAATGGAGTGCAAATGAAGAATATTAAAGCGGAAATTACCTGTTTCATAGTTTTTGATTTCTCGTCAAAGGTAAGAATTTAGCGTGAAGCCTTCGAAAGTAACATTATTTAGAATGCTATTTTTAGAAATAGTCTTTAGTTAGAAAATTATCTTTTCCGTATATCAAACCTTTATGTAGTATTTACAGTTGCATTTTCAGAGTAAAAATAGCGCTACTCTTCGTAATTTTGCAGGCTCATGGCATTTGGTATAAACAGCAGAAGAATTAAAAA
The genomic region above belongs to Bacteroidota bacterium and contains:
- a CDS encoding DUF1028 domain-containing protein yields the protein MKQVISALIFFICTPLFAQHTFSICAVDPVTGEVGSAGASCIENSHIISDVHPGVGVIHTQAYYVPGNQNYAEHLMDSGVAPLAIIDSLVLNDFFNNSTIRQYGVVDLGDGGRSAAFTGESCSEWKGHLTGTTYAIQGNILLGPEILDGMETNFINTDGNLACKLMAALQGAKVPGADTRCLDAGISALSSFIRVAKPTDAANSLWLDLKVTDVEGDSVDPIDSLQTIFDALGGCDFTGLHDIRNNDAAPVIYPQPSMDVIIFSLNDKFDDIEIYDLNGRLLFTENINGKNSITINSADWGRGIYLYILTKDDRVTSGKIIVE